The [Clostridium] celerecrescens 18A genomic sequence CACTGATACGGAAATGGCAGAAGCGCTTCGCCATATCTTAACTTAAGGAGATTTTCATGAATCAAAAAACAAAACTGATCATTGGTATGATTATCGGCTTCTTTCTTTCCATTGGCCTGGATCAATGGACCAAGCTTCTTGTTGTTAAGCATCTCATGAACCGGCCTCCCTTTGTCATCTGGAATGGAGTATTTGAACTTTATTATTCCGAAAACCGGGGGGCAGCATTTGGAATGCTTCAGGGTAAACAGGCGTTTTTCCTGCTGGTTGCCTTGCTAGTGCTTACAGCAGCTGCTTTTGCGGTCAGCCGTATGCCTGCTGATAGAAAATACCTGCCGCTGCACCTGATTGCCATGTTTCTTTCGGCAGGAGCGGTGGGAAATATGATCGACCGCTTTTTAAGAGGCTATGTGGTTGACTTTTTATATTTTAAGTTGATTGATTTTCCAATTTTTAATGTTGCGGATTGTTACGTCACGGTATCCATGTTCGTCTTTATGCTCCTGTTTCTGTTCTATTACAAAGAGGAGGACTTATCCTGTCTTTCCTTTCATAAAAAGGAGGAGCTGGGTTGAGTCAAGAGTTTATAGTCGCTCCTGAGGAAGCCGGTGTCCGGATCGACCGGTATTTATCCGACCAATGCCAGGACATTTCCCGTTCCTATCTTCAGAAGCTTTTAAAGGAACAATCCGTGCTGGTTGAAGAAAAACCGGTAAAAACCAATTATAAAGTAAATGCAGGGGACCGGATTTCCCTGACCCTTCCTGAAATAAGGGAACCGGAAATCATGCCGGAGGAAATCCCCCTTGATATTGTCTATG encodes the following:
- the lspA gene encoding signal peptidase II produces the protein MNQKTKLIIGMIIGFFLSIGLDQWTKLLVVKHLMNRPPFVIWNGVFELYYSENRGAAFGMLQGKQAFFLLVALLVLTAAAFAVSRMPADRKYLPLHLIAMFLSAGAVGNMIDRFLRGYVVDFLYFKLIDFPIFNVADCYVTVSMFVFMLLFLFYYKEEDLSCLSFHKKEELG